The Neofelis nebulosa isolate mNeoNeb1 chromosome 1, mNeoNeb1.pri, whole genome shotgun sequence sequence TTTGTTGTACACTACAAAAATGTGACCAGCAATATCGTAatagcaaaaagtgaaaacaactcaATGTCATATTCCATCCAATAGAATAGTATTTGGCAATtaataagaatgaaatcctgtAACATGCTACAACACAAATGAACCCTGATTCATTTGACCTGCTAGgtcaaagaagccagtcacaaagactGCAAGGTGTCTCTTTTAATGACATGCCCAAAATAAGcaaatttataaagataaaaggTATATAAGTGGTTGCCTAGGGCCAGAGGATTGGGGAAAAAGGTGGAGCGATTGCTGATGGGGATATGGTTACTATTTGGGTCgataaaaatgtcctaaaattgattGTAGTGATAGtcacacaactctgtgaatacactaaaaacaacTGAATTATACACTTCCAGTGGGTGAACTGTATGGTCTGTGCATTAcaccttaataaagctgtttcTTTTAAGTGCCCTACGTAAATGTCAAATCAGCAAGAAACAAGGAAgtgactaaataaatgaaaaatatgtggCTGGACTATCAACAACCATAACTGATGTTAATTCAGATCAGGGAACACcactatttcaaaaaattaaagcaagaTAAAAGGACCTAAGATTTTTGACACAAACCAAGGAGGTACCAAAGACACTAGCCTCATTCAAATCCATACTGCACCATTCGGATTCACTTACACTTCTCAACAGAGGTCAGTTCAGTTTGAACAAGAAAAGTCTTCCCTGTGCACATGTTATAGGCTGTTGAGCATCCttgtatactgtatgttaataaCACTTCCTAGAAATGGTTTTGACTAGATATGCTTCCATATATGTCCAAATACCATCAAGTTTAAACAATCACCAAGGCTATTAAAGCATTCCCCATGAGACCTCATGCTAGACTGTCAAAGACTGATCTATTTTGGAATAAGGATATGAAACAGAACATACATAACACggaaaagagaagatatttgtctgctttctcttctctgataaaatatctcatgtaattaagaattttaaaggaCCTACAAATTCCTGCTTGGTGACAGACACTACAAGTAAGCTTAAACCCTTCTAAACCAGTCAGGACTTAAAAATACtctcttttaggggcgcctgagggtctcagtaggttaagtgtcctgttggtttcagctcaggtcatgatctcacggtttgtgagttcgaggtccccgctgggctctgtgttaacagcgcagagactgcttggggtcTCTCTTGTGAGAGTCTAGCCTAAAGAGTCACtgcatttataaaaattcattcattaaaacatGTATGGAATGCATACCAGTAATGTCTACGCCGTTTGGAACTATGAcacattttatcattaaaataacgttttcggggcgcctgggtggcgcagtcggttaagcgtccgacttcagccaggtcacaatctcccagtccgtgagttcgagccccgcgtcaggctctgggctgatggctcggagcctggagcctgtttccgattctgtgtctccctctctctctgcccctcccccgttcatgctctgtctctctctgtccccccccccccaaaaaaaaaaaaaaaagttttcaaacattaaaataattttttatcatcTTGGAGCTATGCATATCAGTTCTCTAAATAGTAAATATAGCTGACCCTCAAACAATGCTTAAAtgttttgactcccccaaaatttAATAGCTTGCTGATGAGAAGCCTTAACAATAAACTGttgaataaaacacattttgtatgtcatattgtatatattatatactatatccTTACAGTGaaataagctaaagaaaaatattaagataaggacaagaaaatacatttatagtactataatgtatcaaaaaatacacacacacctgAAAACGGACCCACAGATTTCAAAGCCATTTgatcaagggtcaactgcacATCTgatttaagcattttattttactgacCAAGATACTGTGTCTCAAAGAGGTTAAGAAGATACACTGTGACTTCTCTTAAGTCCCAGGTTCATTAGTGACATTTCTAGAACTAGAAAGAAGTCTACTACCCCAGCCTAATACTCCACGGACtaccacattttccttttgaTCCGTGTTGTCCATTGATACCTCAAGTGaaattaacagatttttttttataaagttctaAACTTGAGAACCGGAATACATCAAAACTATCGCTCATTTTCCTGGTAAATTATACATCAAAAGTTGAAAACCAAAATTAATGGAGTTAACAAAAATATCATTGgcaatattaacaaaataaaaattagaagatattttaaatgactaaacGATAGATTACATAGAACATACAGGAAACCTTTGTGAATcaacaagaaatacaaaagaaaactggacaaaGCATATAGACAATTCACATTAAAAGCCAAATGGGTTATATATACCAGAAAAGATGCTACCTCACTAGTTatcaggaatttttattttttttgtttaaaaaaaatttttttttaatgtttatttttgacagagacagagacagggacagaatgcaagtgggttaggggcagagagagagggagacacagaagcagaagcaggctccaggctctgagctgtcagcacagagcccgacgcggggctcgaactcaggagctgagagatcatgacctgagccaaagtcggacgctcaaccgactgagccacccaggcgccccaggaatttttaaaaaaacagatatattACTTTACAATAATCAAactggtgggggcacctggctggctcagtcggaagaacaTGCGACTGTGACTGGCAAAATTAGTCagactggcaaaaattaaaaagtccccAAAATATTCAACGTTAGCCTGTGGAAGAGAGACCCTTATGCTTGCTAAGAGTATATATACATTGGTACAACTACTCTGGAGAGCAATCCTGCCATCTCtaaaaaacctaaatgtgtatgtgtatgtgtatgcgtgtgtgtgtgtgtgtgtgtgtgtgtgtgtgtgtgtgtgtgtatcctacaACCAAACAGGTTTTATCCTTTGGCCCAGCAATCGCACACTTGGTGCTATAACCAAAGAAACTCCTATACAGGCTTATAAGAGCAGACAAGGATAAGGGCATTGATCCTGGGAGTTGTCTATAGTAAGAAAGAGACAACATGGGTCCATCTTCAGTGGAATAGATACATCAAATCTATCTTATATATTTTGCTCCCTCTGACTAGAAAACTCTTGCCTCTAAGTACCTGCATGTTTTGCTCTTTAACTTCAATTCAGTCTTTGCTCAAGCTGTTCACTCATCAAGTTGGTTGTTGCTGACCACCCAATCTAAAGTATCTTACCCTCTTACGTTCAACCCAGAATCTCTCTTTTCTGGatatctttcttaatttctctgcatGACACTTTTTACTATTTGACATTCTAATATCCATGTGTTTATTGTACAGACTCCCTCAATTAAAACTTAAGGTCCAGACACCAGGTACTTCCTTTGTTCAAAGGTGTATCACCAGAATCTAAAAATGCACCTGGCACATATGAAagtgatgaataaatatttgttaaataaatgaattcaattacTAAATCCGAATCTCTGCATACAGTTGTGTAAAGTCTCAAATCTGAACCCATCTCTGACTTTTCAAGCCCATTCAAACTAACCTCCAGAGTATGTAACATCCCACTTTGTTTCAACTCTCTGgtaattcttgttttttttttttcaatgtttatttatttttgaaagagagagagaccaagcacaagcagagaaggggcagagaaaaagagagacacagactctgaagcaggctccaggctgctgtcagcacagagccccacccagggctcgaactcacgaaccttgagatcatgacctgagctgacgtcggatgctctgccgactaagccaccccggcTCCCGTAAACTCTCTGGTAGTTCAACTTGCATTCATGGTACTCAACAAGGAAGCAGCTTCTAATGGCCAGGCATTACTCTGAGagataaagaatgaataaaagagtcgggcgcctgggtggctcagttaagcgtccggctttggctcaggtcattatctcaccactcatgaattcaagccccccatcaggctctctgccgtcagcacagagctcctttcagatcctctgtccccctctctctttgcctctccccgcGTTTGCatgcactctccttctctctcaaaaataaaattaaacataatacatacatacatacaaacataaataGTCTTTGAGCTCCAGTTCAAAAATGACTGCAGCTGGGTCCCAGGTTTCAGGGTTGCTAGAACGATCCAGGGCACAGCTACAGGAATCCATGTCAAGTAGCACCCACAGCAGGGAGAGCTCCACTCACTACTTTATAGCACTCTCATACGTAAAAGTGAGCATGCTGAACATCTTCCTGAAGTTGATCACGGAGAGCTCGAGAGATCCGAGTTCATCACCTACCCACAACTCCGCATCAAGTCCAAGTCCTTTTCCAGGGGGAGTTCTTTTCCAAGTCCTACTCCAGGGGAGTATGATTACTCTATCCTTTAACCCTCATGTGAATCCACTCCCGACTGGCTATGAGGATGAATAAAGAGAACCTGGACCACTACCCAGCAGGGACCTCAGCAGCGGTTTGGACCATGACTCCACACATGGACCAGAAGTATACGGGACATTAAGTGCACCTTCCTTACTTGCCTCAAATGATGACCAGTATACTGATCTTCCATCCCTTTGGTTATGGCAGGatataacttaaataaataacttagatTAGTCCACAAACAAACAAGAGAGTCTTTGCTTTCcagtcttaagagaaaaaaagacaacaaagctGTTTTGGAAACACCTAAGAGAAAGACCTAACTCAGCCTAAATAGGTTGGGGAAAGCTTGGTGAGGCAGGAAAGGGGGACAAGATAGCATTTGTGTTGGGTCATGAAAGCTGAGTAGGAGTTATCCAAATGAGTAGGTTGTATGTGTTGTCAAAAAGGTGATAGGTATATTCTAGGCAGAATACACACAACGTACTGATGtctcaactttaaaaaacattcaaaCACTTTTGAAGAATTGCAAATAGTTCAGCATGACAGAATCatgtgaggcaggaaacagaAGATGAAAGCAAAAAGCAAGCAAGGTCCAAATCACTAAGGTCCTTATTTCCTAAATTTGGTAGTATGGATTTTAATCTGAAAGCCTGCACGGCAGAAGAACACTACAATCTGTCTACAAAACAAGAAAGGGTTTAGAGGGATTATATCCATTCTCAGattcaaagaaattatttacaaTGCTTACACCAAAGTCCACATACTAATGATAATCCGAACCAAGGTAGTAACTGGCAaggaaaaatagatgaaagacatAGAAGATTTGGTAAATGACTGGGGGCAGGGTGGTACATAAGGGTAATTAGAGGGTGGAGTTAAGACTTGGGGCATCTCCAACTGACTGGCAGGCATGGATCATAGGAGGAAGAGAAGCAACTTCAGAAAGAGTGATATATCTAATTTTTTACCTGAACTTTATATATCTTAAGACAACCACATAATGTGTCACAGTTGGAGGGTAATCTGTGCTAAAGAGACAGAGATCTGCTAGTTATCAAAATAAAGTCaataggcgcctgggtggcgcagtcggttaagcatccgacttcagctcaggtcacgatctcgcggtccgtgagttcgagccctgtgtcaggctctgtgctgacagctcggagcctggagcctggagcctgcttcggattctgtgtctccctctctctctgacccacccccgttcacgctctgtctctctctgtctcaaaaaaaaaataaaaacgttaaaaaaaataaataaataaataaagtcaataGTTGAAGTCATCAGAGATAAGACCATTTAAGAGCAGgtagaggcagaagagagaagactGTGCGTCACTGGTCAACATTGGTCAAAGACAGAAAACTGCACCAAGGAAAGACTGGCCAACATACATGGAAATAAGGAGACCACAGTGTCACAGAAGCATAAGagaatttcaaagagaaatgtcAACATGTCAAATGATGACACGGATTCCATTAGATTTCACCACAAAGCGATCAATGGTGGCCAAATTCAGGGACTTGGACTGCTAGACTTCAATAtattggggagggaggaggagcaaataataaggaggtggagaaaattaATATAGGTAACTTTTCCAGAAActtaaaggaaataattacagATGAAACTGAAGAGGAATCTAGAGTGAGAGTgtatttaaaggaattttttttaaaccctaatAAGTTAGTGCCCATTCAAAGTAAAACAGGACCAACCaaatgttatggactgaatgcattcccccaaaattcacatgttggaGCCCTCACTCCCAGGACCCTCAGAATTGGAGATAAGgtttttaaagaagtgattaagttaaaatgaggtcattagagtaGAGCCCTAATCTAATGCAAGTGATGTCCTAATAAGAAAGAGATACCAGAGATTCTAGTGCACAAAGCAGGTGGTTACCTCTAAGTCAAGGAGAGAGCCTCAGAGGAAATCACTCCTGCTGGAACCCTGATCTTGGCCTTTCAGCTtcgagaactgtgagaaaataattttccattgtttaagccactcagcctGTGGTactgttacagcagccctggaAAAACAACATAATACACCAAGGAAACACTGTCCCTGAGGAGAAAAAACTCAGAGCACAGGAGAGATGACCAGATAGAAGTAGACATGTTTGCGAGTGCAAGAGGACAAAAAACAGTAACCAATGCCACCAATGTATTTCATTTCCTCtgtcatgtaaatattttttagtgtttattcactttttgagagacagagacagagtgtgagcagagcaggggcagagagagagagagccgagcaggctccagactccgagctgtcagcacagagcctgacgtggggcttcaactcacagaccgcgagatcatgacctgagccaaaatcagatgtgtaaccgactgcgccaccccagtgcccccctCTGTCATGCAGAAGTGACATTATCCAGGAAAGAATAAGGAGGGAATGTGGTGGGTTCATAACCACCATAGGAAACAGCAGTTTCTAGAGAAACATAGAATTATTGGACTGCTTGCCCatcactcagtaaatgtttgttgtggAATGGATTCCTAGCTCTCATTCACGAAAGCTTtagttccattttaaaatggcaataaatagcaaaagaaaagcGTTCGAGTAAGTCTGAACCCGGGTTATGAACatcaggcaagttacttaccaCTGCCAGGTCTGTTTCTTCAACCAGATGAATCAGACTCAATAAGCAGCAAAGGATTACCTCAGATCAAAATAAATGCTCTAATTTTACATAGCTTTACCCATGACCTCAGTCTTCCAACTCTTCCCAACCAAAGTAGGGTGTCTCAAGTTTTAACATAAATTCCTATCATCTGGAAAGCTTGTTAAGATGCAGGTTCTGATTCATTAGGTTTAGGGTTAAGCTTAAGCTTGGGCATTCTGAGCAAACACTGACGTGATGCCATACATCATACTCAGAGTAGGAACGGTGCAGAACACTGATCCAACTCAAGCTCTACAAAGCTTATAATTGTGGGCTTATCTGTCATCAGCCtgatatttagaaaacaaaaacaaagatgttcCAGACTCACACCTGCACTAAGTATGTCTTGCCATTCCCTAAAACACTCTGAAATTAACTTGATGATAGTCATCATTTGGTACAGATAGGATTAGCACAGAAATGAATAATACTGGAATCAGTAACACCATATTAGGAGAAGCAAGATTAAATACCAATGCACAGAAAAtggggaaggggattaagaggtacaaattcccagttataaagtaagtcacagagatgaaaagtacagtgcaggaaatatagtcaataatactgtaacaaCACTGTATATTGACAGTAACGACACTTATCATGGGGAGCACAGCATAaggtatagaagtgttgaatcagcATGAACTGATCAGAACACCACATGAAcgaatgtaacactgtatgtcaacgaTACTTCAACAAGAACAATATAAATACACAccatgcacacatatatgcacatacacacaacacaatGGTCAAAATCCATCTAACCATGTTATCTTTctcaaaacatgaatatttttatttctagaaaaacaTTTAGCTCTAGACAAGTCTGTATATTCTAACTGCCACATGCCTACAAGGGTTCTTTTGCATTCTGGATTCTGAATACTAACATTCAATgtcataaaatttaaagatttttatactAATTACCAAATAATCTTCATGCATTTGTTTAGAACCTCCAATCCTATTACCACAACTAAATTCATCTGTGAtgagaattttcttttgcttcaggAAGCGTAACTAGGACAAAGACAGCCCAGCTGACCTAGGGCTATAATATATGGCCACAAACCATTGCTCTAATTAAACTGTTTCTACTATTCCCTGTACTAGGTTATAGGAGGGAAAAAATTCCACAATCGTATCACAACCAACAaggattttcattctaatttcaTAGCAATCTTCAGTGATGCAAGATAGAAGAAAAGGTGTCATGCAATGGAAGCCTTACAGTCACTCTACCCTTAACCTGAAGCCTCTATACTGAAAAGAGAAGTTTAAAATAACGTTAAAACGGAGGCATGAACTCTCTAaccaacacacacaccaaaaaaaaaaaaaaaaaaaaaaaaaaaaaaagaaagaaagaaagagaaaaataattagggCTGTAAACTGCTCTTTCTTACCCTATACTGAAGAATAACCAGTTCTCAAAAGCACTACAGCACTACAAACGAGCTCGCTCACACTCGGGTGGGGAGAAGGTATGTCCATTGCAATCTTGTCACCTGCAGGCAATTTACCACTCCTACCTAATTTACTCAAATCACTTTCAACTAATAATACTTCCCTCATTCACCACTATGtaacaacagaataaaaaagaatgacaaatgcAATGGGCCTCAAAATAGTTTTGCTGAATCACAAATACCCTCAATATAAAGCTGCAGAAGTCGCTGAGCTTGAGCATTGGCGGCCATACCTCAGCAAGCGGCTCCTCGGAAAATGTGTTAACTTCCTGCACCTGTTCATTAAAGGCAAGGAAGGGTCTAATGTTTAATTAGAGCTTTCACAGCATTGCTATTAGCAGCAATGTGCTGTGTGCACTAACAATATACAGTGGCTTTCTACTAAAACTGACCACGTTCTCTCAAAATGGGCATCACCTATGCCCCAAGGGCAAATACACCACCCTGGCCCGCAACCGCAGCCACAATGGGCACCCTATGCTCTCCTCATCTTGGCACCCAGCCCGTCTTCCTGCACCCCCATTCCTCCTCGACCAAGCCTTCCCCTCCCAGGGCTGACTCGGCCAGGCCCCAGCTGCAAGTAGTTCCTAGGGTTACGCAGAGAGCCAAGCCTGCAGGCCGCTCTCGCCGCGTTTCTGCTCTCTCCTCTCCGACTAGCCCAACGTTCTTCCCTCGCCTCTCCCATCTCCGCTGCCCAGCCCACTCCTCCCTTCCACTCGCGCGCTCTGTAGCTCTCAGGCCTCACCGTTTGGTTCGGTCCGGAATACCCCGGCTCTCCCGCTTCCAGTCCCCAACACGAAGCGAAGTCGGTTGGTCCCGCGCCTCACGCTTCCAGTCCACACGCCGCCGCCTACTGATGCCGAAAGCGGCTTCTAGGAACGCGCCATGTTCAGCGTCGCGGCTCCAAACGACGCGGACGCAGGAATACTGCGTCACAGACACCCGGAACGCGTGGAATTGGCAAAGTGAGAAGGCGATAGGAGAACTGCACAAGAGGAGGGAGGTGCTTCCCCTTCGAAACTGAAGGCGCCGGGGGGCTAAAGCAGCTATCTGCGCTTGCGCATTACAGAGCGTGGTGCCTGGAGTCAGCCGGATTTGTAACCATGGAAACGTTAACCCCGCGTAGCCCAATTCCCAGGACAAATCGCTGTCTCCTGGTTTGATTGAAGCCTGCTTGAATCGGAACCATTTTCCCTTCCCCGTTCCGGATATCGGTTCTAAACTGCATTGTTTTCCGAGTGCGTCTCAGCGTAAATGagttattaaaataatcttaCTCCCATTGGTCAAACCTCccgtgaatattttttttcaagtcctaAATTTGCTGGGCGCTCTACTCCAGAACGATAGCAGGAGTGGAAGTATAGTTCTGCCTGCCTCTGCTACTAGCTAGTGACCtaagttttctttactttttttaaagtttttatttttatttattttttgagagagagagagagaggaagacaaaatcccaagtaggctccgcactgttcaGCAGAGCCGGATCCCAGACTCCCAACTCAGGGACGgtgaaccaaaatcaaggggGCACCTAGGCGCCCCCTCTAAGGTTTCCTTAGAAAGAGAAGTTGTAAAGACATGGTTGAGGGTtcataaacattaataataaaaaataatagtaaacatttactgaacatttagaATGTGCCAGGTACAATTCTAAAATCTTAACATGATCATGtattttaatcctcaaaacaatctgTGAGGTGCTATTATGCTACTgttataggtgaagaaactgaagcacagagaagtcagGTAAtctgcctaaagtcacacagctagtaagggacATTGTTAGGATTTGAATCAATCATAAGACCTACATTACAAGGATGTTCACATTAGGgctgtttttaaagtaaaaatacagtattatcTAAATAACCACCAAGAAAGGAATGCCTAATCAtgatacatgcatatataataaattacaaaTTGGCCAATATAAATTATGTTGCCATGTTTTTGTTGCATGCTAACACATTCACAATGCATTGGGAAAAGAGTGGTTTACAAAAAATTAGGTTAAGTATAGCCCCATTTTTATATGgggccaaaaataaaataaataaatatatgccaaAATGTTAACAAGGTTTGTCACTAGTTGAATGGGAATGTGGacatgtttcatttatttatttgttttgcttgatTGTATCTGCTGATTTTACTTAAGGTAATACTTGTCAAGTTATAAATGTGCATAGAATCACatggatcttgttaaaatacagatccTGATTCAGTTGGTTTGAGGTGAGTCTTCATTTCTAATGAGTTTCCAGTTAATGCCAATGCTACTGGTCCAAAGATCACACAATGAATAACAAGTTTATTAGGAATAtgcaataaatatgtgtgtgtatgtgtataaatatacatatgaaacctaatttgaattaaaatgaagaaattgctTTAGAAGAATAGATCTTTTCTGGGGagcctggacagctcagtcagATAaccatttgacttcagctcaggtcatgatcttgaagtttgtgagttcgagtcctgcactgggctgtctgctgtcaccatagagccccctcccccccaccccaccagccctTTCCCTAATCacaccttctctcaaaaataaacatttttaaaaatttttttaaattatacatatatatatatatgaaatgggaTAATGGATCCTTTGGAAATTTAATAAAAGGTATAACTTagaaaaatgcacacatacaAATTTTGCCTACAACTCCCGGACTCCCAATAAAATGCACTTGGGAAGTCCTAGCTTCAACTGTTATGAATGTAAAACCTACTCACATACTATGTACAAGAGAAATATGTACACCTAGATAAGTAACCTCATATTACTGCATTTCATTGCTATGTCCTTATATTCTCAGATTCTTTAGAGGAAAGGgcaaacaaataattaaatcatCATTGGGTCTGTtcagaatatatttgaaatataaatataaattcagtGTTTTCCCCCCTAAATACCTGAGaactgaagagaaagaagaaagttgagGAAGCAAATGCTAAATTAAAGAAACACCGGCTTACTCACCTCTCAATCTCAAGTAGTTTCCAAGATGCAAATAAGTGTAACAACAATGCAACTCATTTTGCATCAATAATTACAACTAACTACTACCAAATATTTCCTATGTGCCAGTTCTAAGTGTCttttaagtgtctgacattgAACTGTAGACatttcacataatttattttattgattttcatcCTACCCTATATGGAGagtattcttttccttattttacagattagatGATGGGAATTTGTCATTTGTCTAGGTTCAAATTCTGGAGGAACCCAGAATCAAATTTAGATATATGAGTTATAGTTGGTAGGATAAAAGGATATCCACATCCTAATAACCCAAAACTTGTGCATATATTAGTTTTCATGGCAAAAGGTACTTTGCAGATATGGCTAaattaagaatcttgagatggaAAGATTATTTTGCATTATCCTGTGGGCCTAATGTAGTCATAATGGTGCTTtataagagggagggaggagtgtcAGGGAGAGATGTGACTATGGAAGCAGAGTTGGGAGTGATATGAAGCCATGAGTAAAGGAATACAGGCAGTCTAGAGAAGCTGGAAAAgtcaaagaaacagattctcccttgCAGCCTGTGGAAGAAACTCAGTCCTGCAGaggatttcagacttctgaccttcagaattCTAACATaatgaatttgtgttgttttaaactagtttgtggcaattttttacagcagcaatagaaaactaccacatgggggcgcctgggtgtctcagtcagttaagtagttaagcccctgacttttggctcaggtcgtgatctcacagctaggctcctgagctggagccccacattgggccctgcactgactgctcagagcctggaacctgcttcagattctgtgtctccctcgctctctgcccctcccccgctca is a genomic window containing:
- the LOC131517714 gene encoding cytochrome c oxidase subunit 6A1, mitochondrial-like, which gives rise to MTAAGSQVSGLLERSRAQLQESMSSSTHSRESSTHYFIALSYVKVSMLNIFLKLITESSRDPSSSPTHNSASSPSPFPGGVLFQVLLQGSMITLSFNPHVNPLPTGYEDE